From the genome of Cytobacillus firmus, one region includes:
- the parC gene encoding DNA topoisomerase IV subunit A yields MSSAEKFRDLPLEDVLGDRFGRYSKYIIQDRALPDARDGLKPVQRRILYAMHVEGNTHEKGFRKSAKTVGNVIGNYHPHGDTSVYDAMVRMSQDWKVRNLLVEMHGNNGSIDGDPPAAMRYTEARLSPLSSELLRDIEKRTVEFIPNFDDTSNEPTVLPAVYPNLLVNGSTGISAGYATDIPPHHLNEIIDGVILRMDKPDCSIDDLMEHIKGPDFPTGGIIQGVDGIKKAYETGRGKIIVRGKAEFEDLRGGKKQIVITEIPYEVNKANLVKKIDEFRLDRKVEGIAEVRDETDRTGLRIVIELKKDADPEGVLHYLYKNSDLQIPYNFNMVAIHNRHPKLMGLRELLDAYIGHRKEVVTRRSQYELQKAEARQHIVEGLMKALSILDEVIAAIRASKDKRDAKDNLIAKFEFTEPQAEAIVSLQLYRLTNTDITALRAEAEELAKLIGELKAILESEKKLLSVIKKELRDVKKRFADERRTRIEAEIEEIKINLEVLVASEDVIVTVTKEGYVKRTSQRSFAASNGQDFGMKDSDRIIAQLDMNTTDVLLVFTNKGNYLYCPVHQLPDIRWKDLGQHIANIIPIDRNESIVRAIPVKDFETEEYLLFMTKNGMVKKTELKSYKAQRYSKPLVAVNVKRDDEVLDVYLTDGTKEIFLATHQGYGLWFHEEEVSIVGARAAGVKGINLKDGDFVTGAQLIEDPKEQAVVIVTQRGSIKKMKLTEFERTSRAKRGVVMLRELKSNPHRIIGCVIVRSKDDLYIETEKGHIEAVNASAIRYNDRYSNGSFILDDSESGKAKCIWKAEAENTVNATE; encoded by the coding sequence ATGAGTTCTGCTGAAAAATTCCGGGACCTTCCTCTTGAAGATGTATTAGGCGACCGCTTTGGGCGTTATAGTAAATATATTATTCAGGATCGTGCCCTTCCAGATGCACGTGATGGGCTAAAGCCCGTTCAAAGACGGATACTTTATGCCATGCACGTAGAAGGAAACACACATGAAAAGGGCTTTAGAAAGTCCGCAAAAACAGTCGGGAATGTAATCGGCAATTATCATCCGCATGGCGATACTTCAGTTTATGACGCGATGGTGCGGATGAGCCAGGATTGGAAGGTCCGTAACCTTCTTGTGGAAATGCACGGCAATAATGGGAGCATCGATGGAGATCCCCCAGCAGCCATGCGTTATACAGAAGCCCGTTTATCTCCCCTTTCTTCCGAATTGCTGAGAGATATTGAGAAAAGAACCGTTGAATTCATCCCTAACTTTGATGACACGTCCAATGAGCCAACCGTTTTGCCGGCAGTTTATCCGAATTTGCTTGTCAATGGCTCAACAGGCATTTCTGCAGGGTATGCAACTGATATTCCGCCCCATCATCTAAATGAGATAATTGATGGCGTTATTTTACGGATGGATAAGCCTGATTGTTCCATAGATGATCTGATGGAGCATATTAAAGGCCCGGACTTCCCTACGGGGGGCATTATCCAGGGAGTCGATGGAATAAAAAAAGCTTATGAAACAGGAAGAGGCAAAATCATTGTCCGCGGAAAGGCTGAATTTGAGGATTTGCGCGGAGGGAAAAAGCAGATCGTTATCACTGAGATTCCTTATGAAGTGAATAAAGCGAACCTGGTTAAGAAGATTGATGAATTCCGCCTTGACCGGAAAGTTGAAGGCATTGCCGAAGTCCGTGATGAAACAGACCGGACCGGCCTCCGAATTGTAATCGAGTTAAAAAAGGATGCAGATCCTGAAGGTGTCCTTCACTACCTGTACAAAAACAGTGACCTGCAGATCCCATATAACTTCAATATGGTTGCCATTCACAATCGCCATCCGAAATTAATGGGATTACGAGAGCTGCTGGATGCTTATATAGGCCATCGTAAAGAAGTCGTAACACGGAGATCCCAGTATGAGCTGCAAAAAGCTGAGGCGCGCCAGCATATCGTTGAGGGACTCATGAAGGCTCTTTCTATCCTGGACGAAGTGATTGCAGCGATCCGCGCTTCTAAAGACAAACGGGATGCGAAAGATAATCTGATTGCAAAGTTTGAGTTCACTGAACCTCAGGCAGAAGCAATTGTTTCCCTGCAGCTATATCGCTTAACAAATACCGATATAACCGCCTTAAGAGCAGAGGCCGAGGAACTTGCTAAGCTAATCGGCGAGCTTAAAGCTATTCTCGAAAGCGAGAAGAAGCTGCTCTCGGTTATTAAAAAAGAGTTAAGGGATGTTAAAAAGCGCTTTGCGGATGAACGACGTACCAGAATTGAAGCGGAAATCGAGGAAATCAAGATCAATCTTGAGGTTCTGGTAGCAAGTGAAGATGTTATTGTTACGGTAACGAAGGAAGGCTATGTCAAGCGTACCAGCCAGAGATCGTTTGCCGCCTCTAACGGACAGGATTTCGGCATGAAGGATTCAGACAGAATTATTGCCCAGCTTGATATGAATACAACTGATGTTCTCCTTGTATTTACGAATAAAGGCAACTATCTGTACTGCCCTGTTCACCAGCTGCCGGATATCCGCTGGAAAGATCTTGGTCAGCATATTGCCAATATCATTCCGATTGACCGGAATGAATCGATTGTCCGTGCCATTCCTGTAAAAGATTTTGAAACGGAAGAATATCTTTTGTTCATGACCAAGAACGGCATGGTAAAGAAAACCGAGCTGAAATCATATAAGGCACAGCGATATTCTAAACCGCTGGTTGCTGTCAATGTTAAGCGCGATGATGAAGTTCTTGACGTTTATTTAACTGATGGCACGAAGGAAATTTTCCTTGCGACCCACCAGGGATATGGCCTCTGGTTCCACGAGGAAGAGGTCAGCATTGTAGGGGCAAGGGCTGCCGGAGTTAAAGGCATCAATCTCAAAGACGGCGACTTTGTTACAGGCGCTCAGCTTATAGAGGACCCGAAAGAACAGGCTGTTGTGATTGTTACACAGCGGGGCTCCATTAAAAAAATGAAGCTGACTGAATTTGAACGCACCTCACGTGCCAAGAGAGGCGTAGTGATGCTTCGTGAATTGAAATCAAACCCTCATCGCATTATTGGGTGTGTAATTGTCCGCAGCAAAGATGATTTATACATTGAAACAGAAAAAGGCCATATAGAAGCAGTTAATGCTTCGGCAATCCGTTATAATGACCGCTATTCAAATGGATCGTTCATCCTTGACGATTCCGAAAGCGGCAAAGCAAAATGCATCTGGAAAGCTGAGGCAGAAAATACTGTCAATGCAACTGAATAG
- a CDS encoding amino acid permease — MDFFLPSGNSSKGSESGDLKWWQLSLIGVGCTIGTGFFLGSAIGIKITGPAIVFSFILAAIGTYIVYNLLAKMTAEDPQEGSFCYYANKAYGKWAGFSCGWNYWCSNILIMGSQLTALSILTRFWLPHVPLWIFAACYAILSIIVVLTGSKGFDKAENLFAVIKTAAIIMFIILAFAALTGVMDGDVTHPGFPGSAGDWFPEGFKGFWSSLIYAFYAYGGIEVIGLMATRLKKKEDAPKAGIIMLIVLVIIYVISLGLAVYMASHGEFNEKESPFVTAMEHYNLDFFPHVFNAAIIIAGFSTMTASLFGVTSLLVTLANDGDAPNLFSKKIKKWKDLPLPSLALATAGLIASIITALLLPGKIYEYITTAAGIMILFNWSFIIISALRILENKLFGKLLAIFGLILILAAVSGTLLEKSIRFGFFVSLLFVAIIAIAALIMQKAVWKNEGKGTC; from the coding sequence ATGGATTTTTTTCTTCCAAGCGGCAATTCCTCGAAAGGTAGTGAATCAGGTGATTTAAAATGGTGGCAATTATCACTGATTGGTGTGGGCTGCACCATCGGGACCGGATTTTTTCTTGGGTCTGCCATTGGAATCAAGATTACAGGACCAGCCATTGTATTTTCATTTATATTAGCGGCTATCGGAACTTATATAGTCTATAATCTTTTAGCTAAAATGACAGCAGAAGACCCGCAGGAAGGATCTTTCTGCTATTATGCCAATAAAGCGTATGGGAAGTGGGCAGGATTTAGCTGCGGCTGGAATTACTGGTGCTCAAATATATTAATTATGGGGAGCCAGTTAACCGCTCTATCCATCTTAACAAGATTTTGGCTGCCGCATGTCCCGCTTTGGATTTTTGCAGCGTGCTATGCTATTCTTTCGATTATTGTCGTCCTAACAGGAAGCAAAGGCTTTGATAAGGCAGAAAACCTCTTTGCAGTTATTAAGACTGCAGCCATCATCATGTTCATCATCCTGGCTTTTGCAGCTTTAACCGGTGTAATGGACGGAGATGTTACTCATCCGGGATTCCCAGGTTCTGCAGGGGACTGGTTTCCTGAGGGCTTTAAAGGATTTTGGTCATCTTTAATTTATGCTTTCTATGCATACGGAGGAATTGAAGTCATCGGGCTGATGGCTACCAGGTTGAAAAAGAAAGAAGATGCTCCCAAAGCCGGCATTATCATGCTGATCGTGCTGGTCATCATTTATGTCATTTCACTTGGCTTAGCCGTATACATGGCTTCACATGGGGAATTTAATGAAAAAGAAAGTCCGTTTGTGACTGCCATGGAACATTATAACCTGGACTTTTTCCCGCACGTTTTTAATGCAGCCATCATCATTGCCGGCTTCTCTACCATGACAGCTTCACTGTTTGGAGTAACATCATTGCTGGTTACCCTAGCAAATGATGGCGATGCACCAAATCTTTTTTCAAAAAAGATAAAAAAGTGGAAGGACCTGCCGCTGCCATCGCTGGCACTTGCTACAGCGGGTTTAATAGCGTCCATTATAACTGCGCTGCTTTTGCCGGGAAAAATCTATGAATACATTACCACTGCAGCAGGGATCATGATTTTATTTAATTGGTCTTTCATCATTATTTCGGCGCTGCGGATTTTAGAGAATAAATTATTTGGCAAGCTCCTTGCCATTTTTGGACTGATCCTGATCCTTGCTGCGGTCAGCGGGACATTACTTGAAAAATCAATTAGGTTTGGTTTTTTCGTAAGCTTACTTTTCGTTGCAATAATAGCGATTGCAGCTCTAATTATGCAAAAGGCAGTATGGAAGAACGAAGGAAAAGGAACCTGTTAA
- a CDS encoding staygreen family protein yields the protein MSKFNPSKLLVKYLPPATEFRPVDSRKYTLTHSDATGELFLAIGGCYDFSAINPKFRDEVFAEWIPQMGQYVLSGRVYISSGEFDHQYSKIRFLIFQKELDLALTAMVYGDRSFYSNYPWLLDSPIFIYFESVYPEFSKLIYYGTPRKYLTAALLPV from the coding sequence GTGAGCAAATTTAATCCATCTAAGCTGTTGGTAAAATATTTGCCTCCTGCGACGGAATTCAGACCCGTAGACAGCAGGAAATATACACTTACACACTCAGATGCAACCGGGGAGTTATTTTTGGCAATAGGCGGATGCTATGATTTTAGTGCCATTAATCCTAAATTCCGTGATGAAGTTTTTGCTGAATGGATACCGCAAATGGGGCAGTATGTTCTGAGTGGGAGGGTGTATATCAGCAGCGGGGAATTTGATCATCAATACTCAAAAATAAGGTTTCTCATTTTCCAGAAAGAATTAGATCTGGCGCTGACAGCCATGGTCTATGGTGACCGGTCATTTTATTCCAACTATCCATGGCTGCTTGATTCGCCAATCTTTATATACTTTGAATCTGTTTATCCGGAATTCAGCAAGCTGATTTATTATGGGACACCCAGAAAGTATTTAACTGCCGCACTGCTGCCAGTGTGA
- a CDS encoding rRNA methyltransferase, with amino-acid sequence MWELVNGKLIQKTDESRVKFRTNISKTILNQLETLSADHDTHINYLLENGLQEVLNQDFISYDKKTRPKDRVQYKTTYDKVLLEKVKDFANNHGLFINDVIEYSVRFINLEKIKNSSYKNRVE; translated from the coding sequence ATGTGGGAATTAGTAAATGGCAAGTTAATTCAAAAAACTGATGAGTCAAGAGTAAAATTCCGGACAAATATCAGTAAAACTATACTGAATCAATTAGAAACTCTATCAGCAGACCATGACACTCATATTAACTATTTGCTTGAAAACGGACTTCAGGAAGTCTTGAATCAGGATTTTATTTCATATGATAAAAAAACTCGGCCGAAGGATCGAGTTCAATACAAGACAACCTACGATAAGGTCTTATTAGAAAAAGTTAAAGATTTCGCTAACAACCATGGACTCTTTATTAATGATGTTATTGAATACAGTGTACGTTTTATCAATCTGGAGAAAATAAAAAACAGCAGCTATAAGAACAGGGTAGAGTAG
- the htpG gene encoding molecular chaperone HtpG produces METKQFQAESKRLLEMMINSIYSQREVFLRELISNSSDAIDKIYYKALTDDSLTFDKDSYYIKVVPDKENRTLTIKDTGIGMTKEELENNLGVIAKSGSLAFKKENEIKDGHDIIGQFGVGFYAAFMVADVVTVISKALGSDLAYKWESHGADGYTIAPFEKDAVGTEIILKIKENTEDESYDEYLEEYRLKSIIKKYSDFIRYPIKMDVKVSKPKSDAENEYEENIEEQTINSMVPIWRKNKSELSDEDYEKFYQEKHYGFDKPVKHIHINVDGTIRYNAILYIPENIPFDYYSKEYEKGLELYSNGVLIMNKCGDLLPDYFSFVKGMVDSEDLSLNISREMLQHDRQLKLIAKNISKKIKNELQSLMKNEREKYEQFYKSFGRQLKYGVYSDFGTHKETLQHLLMFYSSQEKKLVSLDEYVSRMKEDQKYIYYAAGESYERIEKLPQAELVADKGYEILYFTEDIDEFAIKMLMSYKEKEFKSVSSGDLGIENEEEKISESEEKEHKELFSTMKEILSGKVTDVRISKRLKSYPVCLSADGEVTIEMEKVLSSMPDNQNVKANKVLEINSSHEVFQALKNAMENDKEKLSLYTNLLYNQALLIEGLPISDPVEFTNDICKVMV; encoded by the coding sequence ATGGAAACAAAACAGTTTCAGGCAGAATCCAAGAGATTATTGGAAATGATGATTAACTCCATTTACTCTCAAAGAGAGGTGTTCCTGAGGGAGCTTATTTCCAACAGCAGTGATGCCATCGATAAGATCTACTACAAAGCACTTACAGACGATTCTTTAACGTTTGACAAAGACAGTTACTACATAAAAGTCGTTCCTGATAAAGAGAACAGGACATTAACAATCAAAGATACCGGCATTGGAATGACTAAAGAAGAACTGGAAAACAACCTGGGTGTCATCGCCAAAAGCGGATCTCTCGCATTTAAGAAAGAAAATGAGATTAAAGATGGGCATGATATTATTGGCCAATTCGGAGTAGGGTTTTATGCTGCTTTCATGGTCGCAGATGTTGTAACAGTGATCAGTAAAGCACTTGGCAGTGATCTAGCATACAAATGGGAATCCCATGGTGCTGATGGTTATACGATTGCACCATTTGAAAAAGACGCGGTCGGTACTGAAATTATATTAAAAATTAAAGAAAACACGGAAGATGAAAGCTATGATGAATACCTCGAGGAGTACCGTTTAAAGTCGATCATAAAAAAATACTCTGATTTCATCCGCTATCCTATTAAAATGGATGTTAAGGTAAGTAAGCCTAAAAGTGATGCCGAAAACGAGTATGAGGAAAATATTGAAGAGCAGACCATTAATAGCATGGTCCCAATCTGGCGGAAAAATAAAAGTGAACTGTCAGACGAGGATTACGAAAAATTCTATCAGGAAAAGCATTATGGCTTTGACAAGCCGGTAAAGCATATCCATATTAATGTGGATGGAACAATCCGCTATAATGCGATTTTATATATACCTGAAAATATTCCATTTGATTATTACTCAAAGGAATACGAAAAAGGCCTGGAGCTTTATTCGAATGGCGTTTTAATCATGAATAAGTGTGGAGACCTTTTGCCTGATTATTTCAGTTTTGTCAAAGGGATGGTGGACTCTGAAGATTTATCCCTTAACATCTCAAGGGAAATGCTCCAGCATGATCGCCAGCTGAAGCTTATTGCGAAAAACATCAGCAAAAAAATTAAAAATGAGCTCCAAAGTCTCATGAAAAATGAGCGGGAAAAATATGAACAATTTTACAAGTCATTTGGAAGACAATTAAAATACGGTGTTTACAGTGATTTCGGAACCCATAAAGAAACACTCCAGCATTTATTGATGTTCTATTCTTCACAAGAGAAGAAATTGGTATCACTTGATGAATATGTATCCCGAATGAAGGAAGACCAGAAATATATTTATTATGCTGCTGGTGAGTCATACGAAAGAATCGAAAAGCTTCCACAAGCCGAACTGGTGGCGGATAAGGGTTATGAAATTCTGTACTTTACAGAGGATATTGATGAGTTCGCCATTAAAATGCTGATGTCCTATAAAGAGAAGGAATTTAAGTCAGTCTCAAGCGGCGATCTCGGCATAGAGAATGAGGAAGAAAAGATATCCGAATCAGAAGAAAAAGAACATAAGGAATTGTTCAGCACCATGAAGGAGATTTTATCAGGAAAAGTGACAGATGTCCGGATTTCCAAAAGACTTAAAAGCTATCCGGTTTGCCTTAGTGCAGATGGGGAAGTCACCATTGAAATGGAAAAGGTCCTCAGCAGCATGCCTGACAATCAAAATGTAAAAGCGAACAAGGTACTGGAAATCAATTCAAGCCATGAAGTGTTCCAGGCCTTAAAAAATGCTATGGAAAATGATAAGGAAAAGTTAAGTCTCTATACAAACCTCCTATATAATCAGGCTTTGCTGATTGAAGGCCTGCCAATCAGCGACCCTGTGGAATTTACGAATGATATCTGCAAAGTTATGGTGTAA
- a CDS encoding alanine/glycine:cation symporter family protein — MALLETIVGFLNDLLWTYILIAALIILGLYFSFKSKFVQLRYFSEMFRILGDKAMISAEGKRGISSFQAFTISAASRVGTGNIAGVATAIAAGGPGAVFWMWLIAFIGGASSFIESTLAQIYKVKDKDGFRGGPAYYMEKGLNKRWMGIIFAIIITFCFGLVFNSVQSNTISLAFNEAFGTSRLTIGIVLAVLTAAIIFGGVKRIAYVSQVVVPIMAVIYLVVAIVIVIMNITEIPNLVSSIVKGAFGIDQAAGGAMGAAVMMGIKRGLFSNEAGMGSVPNAAATAAVSHPVKQGLIQTLGVFVDTILICSATAFIILLSGDYANSDLTGIELTQAALSTHVGSWAPIFIAIAIFLFAFTSVIGNYYYGETNIEFIKESRTALFTYRIAVIGMVIFGSVVDLAIVWSLADLFMGLMAIINFIAIILLAKVAYAALNDYKAQRKEGKDPVFYADSIPGLKGIESWETKESALKKAAK, encoded by the coding sequence ATGGCTTTATTGGAAACAATCGTAGGCTTTCTAAATGATCTTTTATGGACGTACATTTTGATTGCCGCATTAATTATTCTAGGTCTATATTTTAGTTTTAAAAGCAAGTTTGTCCAATTAAGATATTTTAGTGAAATGTTCAGAATATTGGGCGATAAAGCAATGATATCTGCTGAAGGCAAAAGAGGAATATCATCTTTTCAAGCCTTCACTATAAGTGCAGCCTCCCGTGTTGGTACAGGTAATATTGCCGGCGTAGCAACTGCGATTGCTGCAGGTGGACCTGGCGCTGTCTTCTGGATGTGGCTTATCGCATTTATTGGGGGAGCTTCAAGCTTCATTGAAAGTACTCTTGCGCAGATTTACAAAGTCAAAGATAAAGATGGTTTCCGCGGTGGACCTGCCTACTATATGGAAAAAGGACTTAATAAACGCTGGATGGGAATAATCTTTGCAATCATCATTACTTTCTGTTTCGGATTGGTTTTTAACTCTGTCCAATCGAACACCATCTCTTTAGCGTTTAATGAAGCGTTTGGCACAAGCCGTCTAACCATCGGAATTGTACTGGCGGTATTAACGGCGGCTATCATTTTCGGTGGTGTTAAACGGATTGCGTATGTATCTCAAGTCGTTGTGCCAATCATGGCAGTTATATATTTAGTTGTTGCTATTGTGATTGTCATCATGAATATTACTGAAATTCCAAATCTGGTAAGCAGCATAGTGAAAGGGGCATTCGGAATTGATCAGGCTGCAGGAGGAGCAATGGGTGCAGCTGTGATGATGGGTATTAAAAGAGGTTTATTTTCAAATGAAGCAGGTATGGGTAGTGTACCAAATGCCGCGGCAACAGCAGCCGTTTCCCATCCTGTAAAACAAGGACTGATCCAAACCCTTGGAGTATTTGTGGATACGATCTTAATCTGTTCTGCTACCGCGTTTATTATCCTGTTATCAGGTGATTATGCGAATTCAGATCTTACTGGCATAGAATTGACTCAGGCAGCTCTTAGCACACATGTTGGATCATGGGCACCTATTTTTATTGCAATTGCTATTTTCCTATTTGCCTTTACTTCGGTTATTGGAAATTATTATTACGGAGAAACCAATATTGAATTTATTAAAGAGAGCCGCACTGCCTTGTTTACTTATCGCATTGCTGTAATCGGTATGGTCATCTTCGGATCTGTAGTTGATCTTGCCATCGTTTGGAGCCTTGCTGATTTATTCATGGGCTTAATGGCGATTATTAACTTTATAGCGATTATATTGCTTGCTAAAGTTGCTTATGCCGCTTTGAATGATTATAAGGCACAGAGGAAAGAAGGAAAAGACCCTGTGTTTTATGCTGATTCTATCCCAGGTCTAAAAGGGATTGAATCCTGGGAAACAAAAGAAAGTGCTTTAAAAAAAGCAGCTAAATAA
- a CDS encoding DUF1657 domain-containing protein has product MTIASDVSQCLAAIRSIEAQLSSLALTSMDEEAKRLFHESMLEISTIKSDLENRKKVIELEEPQYKPN; this is encoded by the coding sequence ATGACCATTGCTTCTGATGTCAGTCAATGTCTTGCAGCAATACGTTCTATTGAAGCGCAATTATCCAGCCTTGCATTAACTTCAATGGACGAAGAAGCTAAACGTCTTTTTCATGAATCTATGCTGGAGATAAGCACAATAAAAAGTGATCTGGAAAACAGAAAAAAGGTTATTGAGTTAGAGGAGCCTCAATATAAACCAAATTAA
- a CDS encoding DUF421 domain-containing protein, with product MPEWLLIGARSILFVGVLFVITKLIGKKQISELSFFEYVSGITIGSIAGEIIMGLDNHWASGILSIMIFGLVTLFADMLALKSKSFRDFFEGKGTIFIKDGKILEDNLKKERYSIDDLSSLLRQKNVFKAADVEFAVLEPRGDLSIMLKKENQPLTPKDLQLNLPQEKEPQTVIMDGNILNDPLAGSGKNKKWLKAEIEKLGLTQENIFLGQIDSLGDLTVDVYDDSIKVSAPQQRPLLLAMIKKCAADLEIFSLQTDSKSAQKMYERNTEKLNQIIQKLAPYLK from the coding sequence ATGCCAGAGTGGCTGCTGATTGGTGCTCGTTCTATATTGTTCGTAGGTGTTCTATTCGTTATTACTAAACTGATTGGGAAAAAACAAATTTCTGAGCTTTCATTTTTTGAATATGTATCAGGCATTACCATCGGGAGTATAGCCGGTGAGATTATTATGGGATTAGATAACCACTGGGCCAGCGGAATACTATCCATTATGATTTTTGGTCTTGTAACATTATTTGCTGATATGCTCGCTCTGAAAAGCAAAAGCTTCCGTGATTTTTTTGAAGGAAAAGGAACAATATTTATTAAAGATGGGAAAATATTAGAAGACAACTTAAAAAAGGAACGATACTCCATAGATGACTTATCCTCTTTGCTCCGACAAAAAAATGTCTTTAAGGCAGCCGATGTGGAGTTCGCAGTTCTGGAGCCTCGCGGCGACCTTAGCATTATGCTGAAGAAGGAAAACCAGCCGCTCACTCCAAAAGATCTTCAATTGAACTTGCCTCAGGAAAAAGAACCGCAAACGGTTATTATGGATGGTAACATTCTAAACGATCCATTGGCCGGATCAGGAAAAAACAAAAAATGGCTGAAAGCTGAGATAGAGAAATTAGGCCTCACTCAGGAAAATATTTTTTTAGGACAAATTGATTCTTTGGGTGACTTAACTGTGGATGTATATGATGATTCAATTAAGGTTTCTGCACCCCAACAGCGTCCTCTGCTTCTGGCCATGATTAAGAAGTGTGCAGCGGATCTGGAGATATTTTCATTGCAGACTGATTCAAAAAGTGCACAGAAAATGTATGAAAGAAATACTGAAAAGCTGAATCAAATTATTCAGAAACTGGCTCCGTACCTAAAGTAA
- a CDS encoding LAGLIDADG family homing endonuclease, with protein sequence MEMPTILWAFFIFFNQQEHMFVIMGDNKEGFKIRNPDIDDEQIINMYKSGMSFKEMTKTIGLSDRAIRNVLYKHNIEMNRSRSSGQPRKNRVNEGFFKTWSHEMAWVLGLIITDGCINKTINTITLTQKNEDTLRLAAKYMEADYILAPAGKNKATPTLVINSKKIKNDLLALGITSNKSLIVPFPKVPEEYMPSFIRGVIDGDGWVQKKGYVMNITTASQTFAKGLLTVFQNWKLRSEITIEVSSSGNLIYRVWVKGKTYLPLLANILYNDAVEHLESQKKANMLIHSTLNKK encoded by the coding sequence ATGGAAATGCCCACAATTTTGTGGGCGTTTTTTATTTTTTTCAACCAACAAGAACATATGTTTGTTATAATGGGAGATAATAAGGAGGGGTTTAAAATTCGAAATCCTGATATTGATGATGAACAGATCATAAATATGTACAAAAGCGGAATGAGTTTTAAGGAAATGACAAAAACCATAGGTTTAAGCGACAGAGCCATTCGCAATGTACTATATAAACATAACATAGAAATGAATCGAAGCCGTTCATCTGGACAGCCCAGAAAGAATAGGGTTAACGAGGGTTTCTTTAAGACATGGTCTCATGAAATGGCTTGGGTCCTGGGATTAATAATTACAGACGGGTGTATAAATAAAACTATAAACACAATAACTCTAACTCAAAAAAATGAAGATACATTAAGATTAGCAGCAAAGTATATGGAAGCAGACTATATCCTGGCACCTGCAGGAAAAAATAAAGCAACTCCGACATTAGTCATTAATTCAAAAAAAATAAAAAATGATTTGTTAGCGTTAGGTATTACATCAAATAAATCATTGATTGTTCCATTTCCCAAAGTTCCAGAAGAATATATGCCTTCTTTTATAAGAGGCGTAATAGATGGAGATGGCTGGGTGCAGAAAAAAGGGTATGTGATGAATATTACAACAGCTAGCCAAACATTTGCCAAAGGCTTACTAACTGTTTTTCAAAATTGGAAATTAAGAAGCGAAATAACTATTGAGGTGAGCAGCTCGGGAAACCTCATATATCGAGTATGGGTAAAAGGAAAAACCTATCTTCCTTTGCTTGCAAATATTCTATATAATGATGCTGTTGAGCACTTGGAATCACAAAAGAAGGCAAATATGCTGATACATTCGACTTTAAATAAAAAGTAG
- a CDS encoding DUF1657 domain-containing protein translates to MTVGTQVKQAIAGLKSAQASLETFALATDNQNAKQLYQSAAQQTQSIIDSLEPRLQEIQKEEPQYNQ, encoded by the coding sequence ATGACAGTTGGAACTCAAGTAAAACAAGCTATTGCAGGGTTAAAAAGTGCACAGGCAAGCCTTGAAACCTTTGCTCTTGCAACCGATAATCAAAATGCTAAGCAGCTGTACCAAAGCGCTGCCCAGCAGACGCAATCCATCATTGATAGCCTTGAACCAAGGCTTCAGGAGATTCAGAAAGAAGAACCTCAATATAATCAATAA